The Halofilum ochraceum genome segment GGCGCGGGTCAGGATGTGGACGTAGCCGTCGTAATCGCCGAGCGCGAGGAACGGGGTGCCGGGTACGGGGACGGGCGCGGTGAGACGGCGATGGGCGAGCTTCTCCTGCCGCCAGCGGGTCGTCCCGTTGCTCTGGCCCAGCGCGACGACGTGGCTGTCCGCGGTGCTGACGTACACCCGCGAGCGGTCGACGCCGAGTCCGGCATAGGACGACATCTCGCGTGACCACCGGACGTTGCCCCGCTGCGGTTCCACCTGGGCGATTTGCCCCTGATAGGTGACCGCATAGGCGACATTACTGCCGAGGCCGATGGCGCCGTCGATATCGACCATGCGCTCGACCGGCGAGCCGCCGGTCGGTTCGGCGACGGCCGTCTGCCACAGCGCCTGGCCGTTGCGCGCGGACAGCGCCGCGAGCTGGCCATCGTCGAGGCCGACCAGGACACCGCCCGGGACCCGTAGCGGCGCGCCGTTTCCGCGCAGGGACAGGGAGGGGACATCGGAGGTAAAGGTCCACTCACGCTCGCCGTCGTCGGCACTGAGCGCGATCAGGCGTCCATCGACCGTGCGGACGATGACCCCGCCGGCACCACCCGCCGGCGGCGCGAGCAGTTCGCCACCGACATCCTCGCGCCAGCGTTCTGTGCCGTCTTCCCGGGCGAGCGCGACCACCTCCCCCTGGGCCGTGCCGACGTAGACCGTTTGTTCGTCGCCGCCGACACCGGCCGTGAGTTCGGTGTCCAGATCCGTGCGCCAGGCGCGGTCACCGGCTTCGAGTGCCCAGGCACTGACCTCGCCGCTGTAATTGGCGGCGTAGACCGTGCCACCGTCGGCGAACGGGGCGAGGCTGACCCATTTCTCGGTGCCGCCCCAACCGGTGTCCGCGGACCAGACTTCCCGCAGCTCGGCGCCGGGCTCGAAATCCGTGAGTTCGTTGGGCGGTGCGGCGGTATCTTCCGTCGTACTGCAGGCGGACAGAAGCAGGGCCAGAAACGGCAGTAACGCTCTTCGCATCAGGAGGCTTCTTCTCCGTCGCCGCCGCGATTGGCCCCGGCGGCCTGGGCTTCGTTGAGTTTGCGCTGCACCGCTTCCGGATCCGGTGGCGGCACTTCGGCATCAAGCGCGGCCCGATAGGCCTCGATGGCCGCCTCCCGATCCCCTTTCTCCGTCAGCAGATCACCGCGGATCTCGCCATAGAGACCGACCCACGCGGCCGGGGGATCCACGTCCAGCAGTGCCAGGCCTTCATCGATCCGGCCTCGCGCCGCTTCGATCCGGGCGAGCCGCCCGCGGGCCAGATAGCCGAGCTTCACGTCGTCGCCATTGTCCATCGCCCAGCGGAGCCACTCGGCGGCGGCGGCGAGGTCGCCCGCGTCTACGGCCGCGCGCGCCGCGGCCAGTGCCCCGAGCGAGGCGTAAGCGGTCGAGGCGTAATCCGCGCGCAGCTGTTCCGCGGCCGAGACCAGCGCCTCGCGGTCGCCATTCTCGATGCGCGCACTGACCTCGTCATACAGCCTGGATGCTTCCAGTGCCTGCGTTTCCTGGTGCCAGGTCCAGCCGCGCCAACCCACCAGCGCCAGAATACCGAGCGCCGCGCCGGCGATGATGGATGTCCCGTTCTCCCTCCACCAGCGCTTGAGGGCCTCGACCTGTTCTTCTTCAGTGGCGTAATCGACCAATGGACTCCCCCGATTCAGACCTGTTCGGCCACGACTGCGGCCAGACGGCCGGCGACTTCGGTGACCGGCACCGATTCCTGTTCACCCTCGGCCCGCAGCGGCTTGATCGCCACGGTGCCAGCGGCGACCTCGTCATCACCCATGACCAATGCAAACGCCGCGCCACTTCGATCGGCCCGCCGGAACTGGCTTTTCAGGCTGCCGCCGCCACACAGGCTCTCCAGACGCAGCCATGGCAGCGCCTCGCGCAGGCGTTCGGCGACCAGCAGCCCCTCGAGGGTGGCCCGTTCACCGGCCATTACGAGACAGGCGTGCGGTGGTTGCGGTTCGGGCCACTGCCCTTCCGCCTCCATCAATGCCAGCAGGCGTTCGACGCCGAGCGCGAACCCGGCCGCCGGTGTACCGCGCCCACCCAGTTGTTCCACCAGTCCGTCGTAACGCCCGCCCGCGCAGACCGTGCCCTGCGACCCCAGGCGGTCGGTCGTCCACTCGAACACGACGCCGGTGTAATAGTCGAGGCCGCGCACGAGGCGCGGATTCACGCGGTAGTCGACGCCGGCGGCGTCGAGCCCCGCCAGAATCCAATCGAACTGGCGCCGGCTCTCCTCATCGAGCGAATCGACCAGCGAGGGTGCGGTGGCGATCACCTCGGCGAGGTCCGCGTTCTTGCTGTCGAGCAGCCGCAGCGGATTCTCGTGCAGGCGGTGGCGTTCGTGTTCGTCGAGCCGATCGACGTGCGGCTCGAAGTGCGCGATCAGCGCCTCGCGATAGGCCTTGCGGCTTTCGGGCGTACCCAGTGAGTTCACCTCGAGCGTGACCGCGGCGTCGAGGCCCAGTCGGCCCCAGAGGCGCTCGCCCAGCAGAAGCAGTTCGAGGTCGACATCCGGACCCGCCATGCCGAAGGTCTCGACGCCAACCTGGTGGAACTGGCGGTAACGCCCCTTCTGCGGACGCTCGTGACGGAACATCGGGCCCGTATACCAGAGCCGCCGGGTGGCGTTGTGCAGCAGGCCGTTCTCGATACCGGCGCGCACCACACTGGCGGTGTTCTCGGGGCGCAGCGAGAGGCTGTCGCCATTGCGATCCTCGAAGGTATACATCTCCTTCTCGACGATGTCGGTGACCTCGCCGATGGAGCGTTTGAACAGCTCGGTGCGTTCGAGCATCGGCGTGCGGATTTCCGCGTAGCCGTAGGCGTCCATGAGCGCGCGTACCTGGCCCTCCAGCCACTGCCAGGCGGCCGACTCGGGCGGCAGGATATCGTGCATGCCGC includes the following:
- the bamB gene encoding outer membrane protein assembly factor BamB, whose product is MRRALLPFLALLLSACSTTEDTAAPPNELTDFEPGAELREVWSADTGWGGTEKWVSLAPFADGGTVYAANYSGEVSAWALEAGDRAWRTDLDTELTAGVGGDEQTVYVGTAQGEVVALAREDGTERWREDVGGELLAPPAGGAGGVIVRTVDGRLIALSADDGEREWTFTSDVPSLSLRGNGAPLRVPGGVLVGLDDGQLAALSARNGQALWQTAVAEPTGGSPVERMVDIDGAIGLGSNVAYAVTYQGQIAQVEPQRGNVRWSREMSSYAGLGVDRSRVYVSTADSHVVALGQSNGTTRWRQEKLAHRRLTAPVPVPGTPFLALGDYDGYVHILTRADGRIVAREQIGGDGILADPLAVAEGRIAVQTQGDDLAILEISRLEED
- a CDS encoding YfgM family protein — protein: MVDYATEEEQVEALKRWWRENGTSIIAGAALGILALVGWRGWTWHQETQALEASRLYDEVSARIENGDREALVSAAEQLRADYASTAYASLGALAAARAAVDAGDLAAAAEWLRWAMDNGDDVKLGYLARGRLARIEAARGRIDEGLALLDVDPPAAWVGLYGEIRGDLLTEKGDREAAIEAYRAALDAEVPPPDPEAVQRKLNEAQAAGANRGGDGEEAS
- the hisS gene encoding histidine--tRNA ligase, which produces MTKAIRTVRGMHDILPPESAAWQWLEGQVRALMDAYGYAEIRTPMLERTELFKRSIGEVTDIVEKEMYTFEDRNGDSLSLRPENTASVVRAGIENGLLHNATRRLWYTGPMFRHERPQKGRYRQFHQVGVETFGMAGPDVDLELLLLGERLWGRLGLDAAVTLEVNSLGTPESRKAYREALIAHFEPHVDRLDEHERHRLHENPLRLLDSKNADLAEVIATAPSLVDSLDEESRRQFDWILAGLDAAGVDYRVNPRLVRGLDYYTGVVFEWTTDRLGSQGTVCAGGRYDGLVEQLGGRGTPAAGFALGVERLLALMEAEGQWPEPQPPHACLVMAGERATLEGLLVAERLREALPWLRLESLCGGGSLKSQFRRADRSGAAFALVMGDDEVAAGTVAIKPLRAEGEQESVPVTEVAGRLAAVVAEQV